The genome window CAGTTCACGGGTCGAGTTCTCCAACTCCGGGCCTGCGCCCACACCCTATCCCGCCCCAGCCCACCGGCCCTGGGGCGGAACTCATTCAGGCCGGAACCCGGGAGGCCCATGACGACACCTGATCCTCCGCAAGGAGCCCCATGAAAGACCCTCTCGTCGTACTGACGTGGATCGTCGGGGCCATGCTCCTGCTCGTGTTCGGCCGGTACGCGGCCACCGGGCAACTCGACGAGAAAGTCCTCACCGGGATGGGCACCATCCTGGGCGGCCTGATCACCGCGCTGGCCACGCGGAAAAAGGACGGTGACGACCATGACCCCCCCGGCTCTTGACCTGCTCGCAGCCCTCGCCCTCCTCACCTTCGTGAGCGGCATGGGGGGCGTCACGTACCGCGCCGTGCTGCTCCTGGTGCAGCTCATCCCCCCGAAACGTTGGTGGGTGCACCGCGGCACGCTGCTCGTGATTCTTGCCGTGGGGTACATGGCCCTGCTGATGCTGGACGTCCCGAGCGTCCTCGCGAACCTGCGCGGCGGGTTGGAGAGCGCCACCCCGCAAAGCGTCACGCGGACCCTGGTGTTCGCCGCGTGGCTGTGGACCCTGAACACGATTCTGCTCATGCTGGCGCGCGGCCAGCTGGGTGCACGCCCCAACATCTGGAGGAAACGGTGAACGGATCACTGACTGGACTGCTACTGCTCGCCACCTCACTCGGGGTGGCGAGCGTCACATGCTGGCGGCACTGCGCCACCCCAACCGGGCGGGTCCTGCCGGGCCTGCTGACCCTGGCGTACTACATGGCGCTGTGGTTCTGGCCTCACCCGGCCATCAAGGCCGCGGAGATCGGCGGGCCGCCCCCGGCCGTGGAGGAGCAGTTGCGCCTGGTGCTGCTGGGGCTGGCGATGATCGTCACCACGGCGAAGCTCAGCTGGCGGATCACGCAGGGCTGCGAGCGGGAACGCGCCCTGGAACGCCGGGTGCGGGAACTGGAGGGACGCAGTGTCGACTGATTTCGAGAAGGCCCACGAGTTCACGGCCCGCTGGGAAGGCGGGTACGTGAATCACTCGGCGGACAAGGGCGGCCCAACGAACCTGGGTGTGACTCAGACCGTATGGGAAAGCTGGTGCCGTGAGCGCGGTCTGCCCGTGAAACCCATGAAGTCGCTGGTCATGGCGGACGTGCTGCCGCTGTACGCAGCCCGGTACTGGCCCGCCGCGTCTGGACTGCCCTGGCCACTGTCGGGTGTCGCCTACGACATCGCCGTGAATCACGGCCCTGGCAACCTGCGCCTGATGCTGGGCGGCGTCCCCGCTGTGGGCACCCCTGCGGAGCGTGCGGCCCGGCTGATCGATGCGCGGGAGCAGTTCTTCCGGAACATCGTCAAGGCGCGGCCCAGTCAGGAGGTCTTCCTGAAGGGGTGGCTCAGGCGCGTGGCGGCCCAGCGTGACTGGCTCGCTGAGCAGGCGGCGCGTTCGGCCGTCCCGCGCGTGTTCCTGCGCGGCACCGGCGGCGAGAACGTCCTGTGGGACGGTAAGGCCACGATCTACAACGGCTCACGCCTGACCCTGTACCCGGACGGAGCCGTGCAGCTGGAACGCGAGTAGGCCCGCCGTGCCCCATGGGGCACTGACAATCCACCCTCTCACCGGCCCCCTGCGATGGGGGCCGCGCCCATTGAGGTCCCACATGAACCAGTTCACGATCCTGTCCGCCATCGTCGCCCTCGGTACCGCCACCCGCCCCGGAGCCGCGCTCGATGCCCACACCGTGCAGCCGTGGCTCGACAAGCACCTGCCCAATCTCGTCACGAAAGCGCAGGCCCTGCGCGACGGCGCGACGTGGACCGAGGTGGGCGCGCTGCTGGAAGCCGCGGTGCAGGCCGCCCAGGAACTCAAGCCGGTCCTGGCAGGCACGGCCCGCGCCGCGTTCGTCCTGGCCGTCGTGCAGTCCCTGGTGCGCGAGTTCGCCCCGCCCAGCGCCCAGTGGCTGCGCCTGCTGCTGGACAGCCCCATCGCGGCCCTGCTCGTCGAGATGGCCTTCAGGCGGCTGTTCCCGGGCGGATAAGGCACGGACAACTCAGGCGATCCGAAGAGGTATCTAAGGAATCTTCGATAGCCCATGAAAACTGCCCCCACCCTGGCCTGCGCTGGGGTGGGGGCAGTTCGTCGTTCTAGTCTTACTCGCAGGCCACCCCGTCGTTGTCTCGATCCAACTTCGGCGCGTACCCCGGCTGACCCCTGAGCAAGGGGGCTTTCCCGGCCGCGCGTACCGCGGCGCAATTCGCGTAGGTGACGCTGGACGTAGCCGGGGTGGCTGCTGAGGCAGGGGTGGGTGTCGCGGTCACCCTGGGCGTGCCGTTCGACGGTGGCGCCGCCGGGTTCTTCCGGTAATCCCACGGGTTCTGGAAAGTGCCGGCGTACAGGCCTTTCCCGGCACTCTTCGCCTGACTCGCCGCGCCGCTGTAGATTCCGCCCCCGTACTGGAGGTACGGCAATGCCCAGCCCTGCTGCACCAGCCAGCGGTTGATCTCTGTACCGCCGACGCTGCACACGCCGACCAAGCGCCCGTACCGATCCGTGTCTCGCCTCGTGCAGGTCACCGTCTTATTCCTGACCAGATCCGCTAGGGCGAACGCCGCCTCCCGCCCGCAGCCGTACGCCCGCCCGGCCCGCGTGCAGGTCTGACTGGATTCCGGCGCGTCGATGCCGTGCAAGCGTACCTTCACCCCCCGAACCTGCAGGGTGTCGCCATCCGTCACCGTCGGGATGCCGCTCACGCTGGCGGGCACCTGCGCCTCAGCGCCTCCAGCCAGGACCAGGATCAGCCCCCACTTACGCATGGGCCCGCCCGACACTCAGGTGCTGACTCAACACGTTTCGGAGCGAGGCGGGTGTGTGCACAATCTCGGCCCGTAGGCGGATCAGGGGTAGGCCAGCACTGCGGAACGCGACGTCCTTCACGGCGTCCCGGTACTGCTGCTGCGCGTTGTCATGGCTCGCGCCGTCCAGCTCGATGGCGAACACCGGGCGGTGCTCGGGCAGCGAGACCACCAGGAAGTCCACGTGCTTATCCCGCAGGCGCGCATAGGTGCCCTTCTGCTGACCGGGATGGCGGGTGGTAATGAAGAACAGGTCATTCAGCCGCACGTTCGGGAAGACGCGATACCCGCCGGGGAGACTGGTTTCCAGCGCGGCGAGGAACGCGGACTCACTGCGGGCTAGGAAGTGCTGCTTGATTCGCACCGGCAGTTCGTCCGGTACCCCAGCAGGCGTGGGAATGGACGTGACAGTCGTCGTCTCCATTTGCGCAGCGACCCGGCCACGAATTTCAGCGTCCAGACCTGGGAAGGGATCAGGAGTCACGGTTCGACTCGCGTTTACTGAGGAGGTGGCTCGCGTCGACCCACTGGGCCGTGATGTTGTGCGGTTCAGACTCGGTGACGGTGTGCTAAGGACTCGGCCGAGAACTTTCAGGACGCGTGGGGCGAGGACAATCCCTGCGCCAATACAAAGCCCTGTGAAGACCAGAGCAATCATCATGCCGAGAAGTTCCATGCGCGCAGCATGACAGGCACGATCATCACTCACGTCGCGATTTGACCGTCCCCTGCTGGGGGGTAATCTGGCCGGATGACGTTCCTTCCCGGCCGCCCACTTCCCACCGATCCACAGACCTCCTCAGAGCGCACCCTGTACCACGCGCAGCGGACGTCCGGAGAGATAGGCACCATGACCCGCGAGGGCGGCACGTGGCAGTGGCGGCAGCTGCGCGGCGACGGGCCGGACGCGTACGGCAGTGGTGGCTGGAACGACTTGAAGACCTGGCTGAGTGAATAGAAGAAGGCGACCCGAAGGCCGCCTTGATTTCTTAAATATAAAGCGGTATTCATTCCACGTCAACCCTATCCACCGGGTCCGGCGCATCAGCGGGCACGTGGTACGCCAGCGGGTACTTCTCCGCCCGCCACGACTCCGCAGTCCGCTCCCAGGTCATGGCCTGCCCCGTGAATGCCGGGATAGCCCGACGCGCCGCTGCCGCGTTGGCATACGGGCCTAGCTGCCGCACGATTTCACCCGTCTCCACATGACTGACGGTGACAAAGACCTTCGGCGTATGGCACGGCATGCCAGCAGGATAGGGGAGAACAGGTGTCCACACCCACCCTGTGGACACCTGGGGAATAACACTTAAACCGGACAACCGATATCCAACGGCTGCCGCAATGTTTCCAGCGCCTTGCGGCTGAACTCCGGGAACTCATCGAGAAAGAGGAGCCCCCGGTGGGCCAGACTCACCTCGCCCGGCCGGGGCACGCCCCCACCCCCGATCAGGCCCGCGTCCGACACCGTGTGATGCGGCGCGCGGTACGGCGGCTGCACGCTCAGACGACCCCGCGCCGTCAGCAGGCCCGCCGCCGAGTGGATGCGCGTCACCTCCAGCGCCTCCGCCCGCGTCAGCGGCGGCAGCAGCCCCGGTGCGCGGCGCGCCAGCATCGTCTTCCCGCTGCCCGGCGAGCCCACCAGCAGCAGGTTATGCCCCCCCGCCAGCGCGACCTCCAGCGCCCGCCGCGCCCCCGACTGCCCCTTCAGGTCCGCCAGATCCAGCAGCGCCTCCCCGTCCGGCGCGTCCGGCACCGGCGGGGGCGTCACCCCCAGCGGCGCCTGCCCCGTCAGGTGCCGCACCGCGTCCAGCAGCGACCCCGCCCCGAACACCCGCGCGTCCTCGATCATCGCCGCCTCCGCCGCGTTCCCCTCGGGCAGCAGCACCTCCGCGCCCAGCGACCCCGCCAGCAGCGCCAGATTCACCGCGCCCGCCACCGGCCGCAACGACCCGTCCAGCGCCAGCTCCCCCGCCACCAGCGTCCCCGCCAGCGCCCCCAGCGGCACGACCTCCTGCGCGGCCAGCACCCCCAACGCAATCGGCAGGTCATACAGCGGCCCCTCCTTCCGCAGATCCGCCGGGGCGAGATTCACCGTGATTCGCGCTGCCGGGAACGGCAACCCCGCGTTCCGGATGGCCGCCCGCACCCGTTCGCGTGCCTCACTGACCGACTGATCCGGCAGGCCCACCACCGTAAACGCAGGGAGGCCCGGCGAGACATCCACCTCGACCTCCACCGGCACCGCGTCCACCCCGAACAACGCCGCGCTCCGCACCCGCGCCAGCACTCACCGACCCCCAGAACGCCACATGTGACCCGCAGGCTAACAAGCCCGGAACCCCCAACGGACCGCACATCAGCGCAGAAATGGGGGTAGTAGATGGGGGAGAGACAGGTAAGCGAGACGTCCCTACCCTGGGTTGCGCTGGGGTGGGGACCGTTGCTGGCGAGCCTTGTACGACGCTCTGCCTCACTGAAGGTCACCGAAGTACACGAAGGTCTGTGGTGAAGGGGGCCCCAGGGCTGGAAATGTACCCAGGCGCGAAACAAGGATTGATGCTATGAAAGACGCATGAACGTGAATCGCCCCCGTCTCCTTGTGTTCCTTGTTTACTTCCTGGCTCTACAAGGGGGACTGTTGGCAAGTGGGGCCATTGTCGCGATGATTGAAGACGGTCCCTTGCCCCCCACCGGTTATCTGATCGGTATTTCTCTCACGCTCATTGGGGCAGGGTTCAGTACCGGACATCTTCGATTCTGATCGCCTGAGACGCAGTTCGCGGATTCCTGCTCTGGGTCACATCCGAAGCAGCAAAAGAGCGGCATCACCGGTCTGTGACGATCCACGATGCCGCTCCAGAACAGCCTACCCTTCTGCCCGATCTGTTGAAAGCCCGACTGCCCTTCTGACGTTCACCCTGTGATCGGTCCAGCCCGAATGAGCCCAGCGTACTTCAGCCCGCCAGTTGGCAGGCGAACTCATGTGGCGTGAGGTTCCCAAGAGAGCTGTGGGGACGGACGACGTTATAGTCCCGCC of Deinococcus sedimenti contains these proteins:
- a CDS encoding DUF2726 domain-containing protein; translation: MTPDPFPGLDAEIRGRVAAQMETTTVTSIPTPAGVPDELPVRIKQHFLARSESAFLAALETSLPGGYRVFPNVRLNDLFFITTRHPGQQKGTYARLRDKHVDFLVVSLPEHRPVFAIELDGASHDNAQQQYRDAVKDVAFRSAGLPLIRLRAEIVHTPASLRNVLSQHLSVGRAHA
- a CDS encoding YifB family Mg chelatase-like AAA ATPase — protein: MLARVRSAALFGVDAVPVEVEVDVSPGLPAFTVVGLPDQSVSEARERVRAAIRNAGLPFPAARITVNLAPADLRKEGPLYDLPIALGVLAAQEVVPLGALAGTLVAGELALDGSLRPVAGAVNLALLAGSLGAEVLLPEGNAAEAAMIEDARVFGAGSLLDAVRHLTGQAPLGVTPPPVPDAPDGEALLDLADLKGQSGARRALEVALAGGHNLLLVGSPGSGKTMLARRAPGLLPPLTRAEALEVTRIHSAAGLLTARGRLSVQPPYRAPHHTVSDAGLIGGGGVPRPGEVSLAHRGLLFLDEFPEFSRKALETLRQPLDIGCPV
- a CDS encoding thermonuclease family protein yields the protein MRKWGLILVLAGGAEAQVPASVSGIPTVTDGDTLQVRGVKVRLHGIDAPESSQTCTRAGRAYGCGREAAFALADLVRNKTVTCTRRDTDRYGRLVGVCSVGGTEINRWLVQQGWALPYLQYGGGIYSGAASQAKSAGKGLYAGTFQNPWDYRKNPAAPPSNGTPRVTATPTPASAATPATSSVTYANCAAVRAAGKAPLLRGQPGYAPKLDRDNDGVACE
- a CDS encoding glycoside hydrolase family 108 protein, encoding MSTDFEKAHEFTARWEGGYVNHSADKGGPTNLGVTQTVWESWCRERGLPVKPMKSLVMADVLPLYAARYWPAASGLPWPLSGVAYDIAVNHGPGNLRLMLGGVPAVGTPAERAARLIDAREQFFRNIVKARPSQEVFLKGWLRRVAAQRDWLAEQAARSAVPRVFLRGTGGENVLWDGKATIYNGSRLTLYPDGAVQLERE